In Paraburkholderia youngii, the genomic stretch CAGCGCAACACCCGCCGCAAGATGAGCGGCCGGAACAAACGGCTGCCGCGGGATCTCGGCAATCATCCGCACAGCACGACGCCGCGCCGAGCGCCTCAACAAGCTCCGACACCGCCGCCCGCTCCATTTCGCAACCATTGCCGTCCCTGCCCGACGACCTGCGCGAACAGGCCTATCAAACAACGGCGACAGCCCGCTTCACGATCCACGCCGATGGCTCGGTCGACGTCGAGCTCGTTCGGGCAACACCGAACCCCCGTCTCAATCAGCTGCTGCTCGTCGCGTTGCGGCGCTGGCGCTTTTTTCCCGCGCTGCGCGACGGCCGGCCCGTCGAAAGCACGCAGGACGTCCGCGTGCATTTCAACGTCAGCTGAGCCCTCACCGCAGATCCGCACGCAGATCACGCACACCTTTGCCGAGTCGTTGGCGCAACAGCGTGCGTAACGTGGCACCGTCGACATAACCGACCTCGGCCGCGATCGCGTCGATGCCGAGGCCGCTGCCATGCAGCAGCGACTGCGCATGCTCGACACGCAGATCCTGAAAGTACGCCAACGGCGATTTGCCGAGCACGTCCCGGCAACGACGCTGCAGCGTGCGCGCGCTCGTCGCCAGTGCGGCCGCCGCGTGCTGCAGCGAGAACCCTTCCTTCAGATGATCGCGCGCCCATCGCTCGAAGCGCTGAATCAGCGGATCGGCCTGCGCCAGGTGGTTGGGAATGATGTACGGTGCCTGCGATGAGCGCAGATCTGCGAGCAGATAGCGCGACACGAGCGCGGCCAGTTCGGGGCTCGCGCGACGGATCAGCCACAGCGCGAGATCGAGATGCCCCATCGCCGCCCCCGCCGTCACCCCGACCTCCGTTGGCACCAGCATGCGCGACTCGTCGAGCAGCACCGCCGGATAGCGTTGCCGGAACAATGGACTCAGCCACCAGGTCGTGGTCGCTTCGCGATGATCCAGGAGTCCGGTTTCCGCGACGAGGAACGTGCCGATGCACGACGCGGCGAGCAACGTGCCCTCTGCATGCCACGCGAGCAATTGCTCCGTGGCGTCGCGCACGTCCGGCCGTTCGAGCGCCGGCACCAGTTGCTCCGGTGTGCCGGTGCCGAGCGCGGGAATGACCACCCAGTCCGGTCTCAGGTCGGCGGTGATCGCTTGCACGGGGATGGCGAACCCCTGCCCCGACTGGACCTTCCTGCGCACGCCGACGATCGACAGATCGAAGTGCGGCCGCCCGCCCATTTTCGCGGCCGCGAACCGGTTGGCGAGCGAGAACGCGTCGAGCATGACGGTGAGGCCGGTGTCGAACAGCCCCTGCAGGGCGAGGATCGCGATGCGCATGGCGTAAATGACCCTAAAGTTGTCATTTGCGACGATACAGCTTTTTCCGGCCGAGGGCTACAGTGAACTCCGTTGTACATCGCAACGAACGTCGACCAAGGAGGTCACTGATGAAAGTTTTCGCCATCGCATCCGCACAACCGACCCTCACCCCGGACAAGCTGCAGCAGCATTTGCCTCACGAGGTGCCGGCCACTCTGCAGTTCTATCTGGACGGCAAGATCGAGCAGTTCTGGTTCCGCGACAAGGCGGGGCCGATCTTCCTGATGAACGTCGCATCGGTCGACGAGGCCAGGTCGATACTCGACGCGTTGCCGCTCGTGGCCGACGGGCTGATGAAGTATGAGTATTTGCCGGTGGGACCGCTCGCGCCGCTCGGGCGGCTGATTCAGAAGGGTTGATGTTGCTGGCGGGATGAACGGTGCCGCCGGCCTGGCCGGTGGCACGCTTGCAGAAGCATCACTGCCCGACCTTCTCCGATTCAACCAGGAGGTCCAGTACATAAGCCACCGACGGCCCGTCGGCAGGCGGGTTCCTGATCGTAAAACGCTTGACGCGCACCACGTTACGGATGCCCGGCGTGTGCGTATAGCCTTCGATATTCTGATTGAGCGGCTGCCACGGACCGGGCGTGCCGGTGGCCAGCCCCTGCTCGTCGAAGAAGCGTTCGCGCACGAGCAGACATTGCCCGTCCGGCATCAACGGATGGGTGCACGGCACCGACTGCGGCGCCACCTCCAGGAACGCAATTTGACCGGGGCCGCCGTAGCGCGTCTCGGCCGTCGGCACGCCGGTAAAGCTCAGCGTATCGCCGTTATCCGTGACGAGTTGCAGGCGCGGCCCGTTGTCGCGCGCGAGCAGGTTCACGTTGACGCTGCCGCGCACTCGCTGCGAGATCGCATCGTCGAGTGCGGCAAGCGCGGGGTCGTTGCAGGCCATCATCGTGGTGACCATCGGGCCGATCTGCAGATATCCCTTCCTCACCGTGTAACCCGCTCCCATGTTGTTGCAGCTATTGACGACGGTGATCCGATACGGACTGAAGTCCAGTTGCACCGGTTTGTCCGGGCGGGCGAACAGCGCATCGATGCGGTTGCCGTGGCTGTCGATCGCGTTGCTCAGCTGCCAGTGGTAGCGGGTCAGCTGATCGGTGCCGGTCGGCGCCGCCGGGTTCGCCGCGGCCGTGGTCGCCGCGGGAGCCGGCGCTGTCACTTCGGGTGTCTGCGCGCACGCGGCGAGAACGAGCGGCAGCAGGAGCATGCGGTATTTCACGTCGGCACCTCGGTGAGTTCAGTGGTTGTTCCGGGCGTTGGCCCGCGTCGCCTGGCGAACGGACGCGAGCATCAGGTCGCATACCCGAAAGCCGGAAAAGCCAGTGAAGGTCACCACCCGGCCACATTACGCCGGGTTTGCGCACCTGCGTCGCTCAGGCCGCGAGCATCGACTCGACGACCGACAGCATAACGCAGGTAGATGGCGGAAATATGCTATTCGATGTTTGCCTGGATTGTTGATTAGGTTACCGAACTGCGGCAGGTAACGCCGGCTACGCCTTGGATATGTCGCGACGCACGGCAGGCGCGGCGTGAAGTCTCCTGAGCCGGGGACGCAGCATCAGATAAAAGGCGGCAACGTGCGTGATCGCCAGCGTCGGTACATAGATGATCGGGATCGCGTACATGGCGCCCAGTTCTCCTGAATGCGCGGGCAGATCGGCCGCTGTCGCGTGGTAGTAGTCGACAAGCAGATCGGCCATACCGACCAGATTGAAAGCAACCACGAACGACCAGAAAAGCGGCCGTATCCGCGCCGTCAGCAAGGCCAGCATCGCCAGCACGCCCGTGGCGAAATCCCCATAAGCGGCGAA encodes the following:
- a CDS encoding energy transducer TonB, whose product is MLVTLSAGLLRPARPVPPPAPLDMQVVVLDEPAASESRTPQPATPVPAKQAPTHLQTQSRTSMRRAMPPAPGEPRTQTTTAAATPSAPVASPAQHPPQDERPEQTAAAGSRQSSAQHDAAPSASTSSDTAARSISQPLPSLPDDLREQAYQTTATARFTIHADGSVDVELVRATPNPRLNQLLLVALRRWRFFPALRDGRPVESTQDVRVHFNVS
- a CDS encoding GlxA family transcriptional regulator; its protein translation is MRIAILALQGLFDTGLTVMLDAFSLANRFAAAKMGGRPHFDLSIVGVRRKVQSGQGFAIPVQAITADLRPDWVVIPALGTGTPEQLVPALERPDVRDATEQLLAWHAEGTLLAASCIGTFLVAETGLLDHREATTTWWLSPLFRQRYPAVLLDESRMLVPTEVGVTAGAAMGHLDLALWLIRRASPELAALVSRYLLADLRSSQAPYIIPNHLAQADPLIQRFERWARDHLKEGFSLQHAAAALATSARTLQRRCRDVLGKSPLAYFQDLRVEHAQSLLHGSGLGIDAIAAEVGYVDGATLRTLLRQRLGKGVRDLRADLR
- a CDS encoding DUF4377 domain-containing protein; amino-acid sequence: MKYRMLLLPLVLAACAQTPEVTAPAPAATTAAANPAAPTGTDQLTRYHWQLSNAIDSHGNRIDALFARPDKPVQLDFSPYRITVVNSCNNMGAGYTVRKGYLQIGPMVTTMMACNDPALAALDDAISQRVRGSVNVNLLARDNGPRLQLVTDNGDTLSFTGVPTAETRYGGPGQIAFLEVAPQSVPCTHPLMPDGQCLLVRERFFDEQGLATGTPGPWQPLNQNIEGYTHTPGIRNVVRVKRFTIRNPPADGPSVAYVLDLLVESEKVGQ